A stretch of DNA from Curtobacterium sp. MCBD17_035:
ACCTCGTCTACCCCGGCGGCCTCGGACTCGACTCCCTGTACCAGGCGTACGCGAACCAGATCCGCCAGAACCTCGGTGTCGCGAAGGTCGTGGCGAAGCCCACCACGGACTGGGCGTCGTACTACAGCACGCTGACCGCCAAGACGGTCGCCGGACCCCACTTCGGCCACTGGGGCGCCCTGTACACGAGCCAGCAGAACACGCTCCGCGCGCTGTTCACCGCGGCGGGCGGGTGCACGACCTGCGCCGGGTACTACCAGAACGACGACGTCGACCGGCTGCTCGACCAGGCCGACGCCGCATCGACGCAGTCCGCCGCCGACGCCCTGTACAACAAGGCGCAGAAGCGGGTGCTCCAGGACTTCCCGATCGTCCCGACGTTCTTCGACAAGTACTCCTACGTCACGAGCAGCACGGTGACGAAGCTCCCCGAGGTCGCCGGCAGCCCCGTGATCTCGGAGATCCAGGTCAGCAAGTGACCGGCCTCGACACCGCCACGATCGTCGAACACGCCCGCGCGGTCCCGCAGCACACCGGGTTCCCGACGGTCGACGACCTCGTCGCACGGTTCGACCGCCTGGCGGCCGACCACCCCGACGCCGTCACGGTCATCCGCGTCGGCACCAGCCGCCTCGGCGAGCCGATCCACGCCTACCGGGTCGGCCGCGGTGCACGCTCGGCGGTCGTGGTCGGCGGGGTGCACCCGAACGAGCCGATCGGGTCGTGGACCGCGCTGCACCTGGCCCAGAGCGTGCTCACCGACCCGGTGCTCGCGGCGGCCCTCGACACGACGTGGCACATCGTCCCGACGATCGACCCGGACGGCATGCGGCTCAACGAGGCGTGGTTCGACGACCCGACGGACCGCGTGCACTACGCCCGGCACTTCTACCGGCCGGCACCCGACGCCCAGGTCGAGTGGACGTTCCCGACGAACCACAAGGGCGCGTACTTCGACCGGGTCCTGCCCGAGACGCTCGGACTCATGCTGCTCATCGACCGGGTGCGGCCGGACCTGCTCGTGAGCCTGCACAACGGCGAGATGGGCGGCGTCTACTACTACCTCTCCCGCGACGAGCCGGAGGTCATCACCACCCTGCACGCCGTGCCGGCCGCGCTCGGGCTCCCGCTCGACACCGGCGAACCGGAGTCCCCGTACCTGCGGGAGTACGCGCGGTCGGTGTTCGCGATGGGGGAGATCGACGAGGCGTACGACTACTACGAGTCCCTCGGCATCGACCCCGCCGCGTTCATCGGTGGGTCGTCGTCGTCCTCGTGGGCGGGGCGCCACGGCACGCTCTCGCTCGTGGCCGAACTGCCGTACTGGCAGCACCCGGACGCCGACGACGACACGGCGACGGGCGAGTCCTACGCCGACCTCGTCCGTCGGACCGCCGACGCCATGGCGGTCACCGGTTCCGTCCTCGATCAGGTGCTCGACGCCGCGTCCCCGATGCTCACCATCGCGACCCCGTTCCTCGAGGCCTCGCGCGCCTTCGTCCCGATGCTCGCGCGCATGGCGGAGACGGACCGCGCCCGGGCCGACCGCGAACCGCCGGAGCGGATGGCCACGGTCGCCGAGCGGTTCGGCCTCGAGGACCTCGTGCGGTGCTTCCGGCTCCGCTACGGCGGCATGCTCCTCCGTGCGATCGAGGCCGAGACCACCGCGGGCACGGCGCCCGTGGCGCTCCGGCGCCTCCGCGACCGCCTCGTCGAGCAGTACGCGACGTGGCAGGCCGAGGCGGGGACCGGAGCGGAGCAGCCGATCCCGCTCGCCGCGCTCGTCGGCGTGCAGTACGGCGCGGTCCTCGCTGCGGCGTCGCATCTCGCACGCACGCTCGGCCCGGCGGCGGGCGGCGGCGACGGACCGGCGGCCGGCTCTTCGGCGGAGGCCGACCCAGGGGCGGACGCCGGCGACGGGGCCGCCCGCAGCCGCGCCTCCCGACCGGTGGGCGTGCCGGGAGGCGCGTGATGCGGACCGCGCTCGTCGTCGGCCGCCGACTCGGCGGCCTGCTCATCGTGTTCCTCGGGGTGACGTTCCTCATCTACGCGATGACGTTCGCGCTCCCCGGCGACCCGATCAAGGCGCTCGGCGGCGACCGGCCGCTCAGTGACGCGGTCGTGCACGCGCTGCGGGCCGAGTACCACCTCGACGAGCCACTGTGGGAGCAGTACCTCCGCTACCTCGGCGGCCTGCTCCACGGCGACTTCGGCACGGACTTCGACGGCGAGAGCGTCGGCTCGGAGATGGCCGCGCGGTGGCCAGTGACGATCGCACTCGCGCTCACCGCCTGGCTGTTCGAGATCGTCCTCGGCATCGGACTCGGCGTCGTGTCGGCGCTCCGGCGGGGCACCGTGCTCGACCGGACGGTGCTCATCGGCACGATCGTCATCGGCGCCGTGCCGGTGTTCGTGCTCGGCGTCGGCGCACAACTCGTGTTCTCCGTGCGGCTCCGGTGGTTCCCGGTCGCCGGGGTCACCGCGGGGTGGCCGTTCGCCTACGTCCTGCCCGCCCTCGTCATCGCGGTCTTCGGTCTCGCGGCCGTCTCGCGGCTCACGCGGACCAGCGTGCTCGACACCCTCGACGCGGACTTCGTGCGCACCGCCAGGGCCAAGGGGCTCACCCCCGGACGCGTCGTGGGCGTGCACGTCATGCGCAACTCGCTCATCCCGACGGTCACGTACCTGGCGACGGACCTCGGGTACCTGATGGGCGGGACCGTCATCGTCGAGGGCATCTTCAACCTCCCCGGCGTCGGCAACCTGCTGTTCCAGGGGATCCGGTCGCACGAGGGCGCCACGGTCGTCGGGATCTCCACCGCCCTCATCCTCGTGTTCCTGGTGACGAGCGTGCTCGTCGACCTCCTCCACGCCGCCCTCGACCCGCGAGTGAGACGATGACCGACTCCGCGCTCAGCGCCACCCTCGAACCCGTCGTCGCGACGCGTCGTCGTCCGCTCGCCGCGGCCCTCCGCACGCCCGGTTTCTGGGTCCCCGCCGCGGTCCTGGCGCTCGTGCTCCTCATCGCCGTGTTCCCGGCGTTCTTCGCCGGGATCTTCGGCCACGGCGACCCGCGTGCCTGCGACCTCGGCCGGAGCGGTCACGGCGCGTCCGCCGGGCACCCGTTCGGCTACGACCTGCAGGGCTGCGACGTGTACGCGAACGTCGTGTACGGCACCCGCTCGTCGGTCGCCGTCGGGGTCCTGACGACCGTCCTCGCGATGGTCGTCGCGGTCGTCGTCGGCACGCTCGCCGGCATGAACGGCGGTTGGGTCGACGCCGTCCTCTCCCGCCTCACCGACGTGTTCCTCGGCTTCCCGTTCCTGCTCGGCGCCGTCGTCGTGCTCAACAGCGTCGGCGACCGGAACGTCCTGACGGTGTCGCTCGTGCTCGCCCTCTTCGGCTGGCCGACCATGGCCCGGCTCGTCCGCGGGTCCGTGCGCGGCATCCGGCAGGCCGAGTTCGTGCTCGCCGCCCGCACGATGGGACTCTCGACCTGGCGTATCACGACGCGGTACGTCCTGCCGTCGTCGATCTCGCCGCTGCTCGTCCTCGCGACCATCACGGTCGGTGGGGTCATCGTGTCCGAGTCGTCGCTGACCTACCTCGGCATCGGGCTCGAGGCGCCGGCGATCTCCTGGGGCCTCCAGCTCTCGGCGGCCACCACCCAGTTCCAGCAGGCGCCACACATGCTCGTGTTCCCCGCCCTGTTCCTCGCGGTCACCGTGCTCAGCGTCATCGGGCTCGGCGATACGCTGCGGACCGCACTCGACCCGCGCCGCCGTTGACGCCGGTCACCGATCAGGAGGTACTCCCTTGACCAACGCCGAACCCTCCGCCGCCGCGCTCGACGCGTACCGCGGCGTCCTCCCGTACATCGCCGACTGGGTCGCGTACAAGGTGTGGCAGCTCCGGGTGCCGGGCGTGCAGGTCGCCGTCGGCTACCAGGGCGAGGTCGTCTGGTCGACCGCCTACGGCTACGCCGATGTGGAGGCCGAGCGCCGGTTGACGGAGCACGACCTGTTCCGCATCGCCTCGCACTCCAAGACCTTCACCGCCACGGCGCTCATGCTGCTCGCCGAGCGGGGGCAGCTCCGTCTCGACGACACCGTGGGCACGTACGTCCCCGCGCTCGTCGACGCGGGGTCGCCGATCGCCGACGCGACCGTCCGCGAGCTCATGGAGCACGGCGCCGGGGTCCTCCGCGACGGACTCGACGGCGACTACTGGTCGCTGGCGCGGCCGTTCCCCGACGAGGACGAACTGCTGGCGCTCGTGCTCGACCAGGGGTCGAAGGTCCCGGTCGGCTCGAGCTTCAACTACTCGAACCTCGGGTACTCGCTGCTCGGCATGGTCGTCG
This window harbors:
- a CDS encoding M14 family zinc carboxypeptidase; translation: MTGLDTATIVEHARAVPQHTGFPTVDDLVARFDRLAADHPDAVTVIRVGTSRLGEPIHAYRVGRGARSAVVVGGVHPNEPIGSWTALHLAQSVLTDPVLAAALDTTWHIVPTIDPDGMRLNEAWFDDPTDRVHYARHFYRPAPDAQVEWTFPTNHKGAYFDRVLPETLGLMLLIDRVRPDLLVSLHNGEMGGVYYYLSRDEPEVITTLHAVPAALGLPLDTGEPESPYLREYARSVFAMGEIDEAYDYYESLGIDPAAFIGGSSSSSWAGRHGTLSLVAELPYWQHPDADDDTATGESYADLVRRTADAMAVTGSVLDQVLDAASPMLTIATPFLEASRAFVPMLARMAETDRARADREPPERMATVAERFGLEDLVRCFRLRYGGMLLRAIEAETTAGTAPVALRRLRDRLVEQYATWQAEAGTGAEQPIPLAALVGVQYGAVLAAASHLARTLGPAAGGGDGPAAGSSAEADPGADAGDGAARSRASRPVGVPGGA
- a CDS encoding ABC transporter permease, with product MTDSALSATLEPVVATRRRPLAAALRTPGFWVPAAVLALVLLIAVFPAFFAGIFGHGDPRACDLGRSGHGASAGHPFGYDLQGCDVYANVVYGTRSSVAVGVLTTVLAMVVAVVVGTLAGMNGGWVDAVLSRLTDVFLGFPFLLGAVVVLNSVGDRNVLTVSLVLALFGWPTMARLVRGSVRGIRQAEFVLAARTMGLSTWRITTRYVLPSSISPLLVLATITVGGVIVSESSLTYLGIGLEAPAISWGLQLSAATTQFQQAPHMLVFPALFLAVTVLSVIGLGDTLRTALDPRRR
- a CDS encoding ABC transporter permease, whose amino-acid sequence is MRTALVVGRRLGGLLIVFLGVTFLIYAMTFALPGDPIKALGGDRPLSDAVVHALRAEYHLDEPLWEQYLRYLGGLLHGDFGTDFDGESVGSEMAARWPVTIALALTAWLFEIVLGIGLGVVSALRRGTVLDRTVLIGTIVIGAVPVFVLGVGAQLVFSVRLRWFPVAGVTAGWPFAYVLPALVIAVFGLAAVSRLTRTSVLDTLDADFVRTARAKGLTPGRVVGVHVMRNSLIPTVTYLATDLGYLMGGTVIVEGIFNLPGVGNLLFQGIRSHEGATVVGISTALILVFLVTSVLVDLLHAALDPRVRR